A stretch of Microbulbifer bruguierae DNA encodes these proteins:
- the dnaE gene encoding DNA polymerase III subunit alpha — translation MTQPFVHLRIHSEYSLIDGLVRIKPLIGRLAELEMPAAAITDQTNFYAQVKFYKACLGAGIKPITGADFWLREGGEEQPTLLTLYALNGTGYRNITELISRAWMEGQYHGHAYIQREWVKEYAEGVLMLSGAKYGDVGRALIAGRTAQAEVLANEWASIFPDRYYLELQRTGRQGDEDYLHSAVKLAGQLNLPVVATNDVRFLEDSEFEAHEVRVCIREGRALDDPRRERRYSSEQYLRTPEEMQELFKDIPEALENTVEIARRCSSPIQLGKYFLPQFPIPEGMTENEFFEKVSFDGLYERLETILDKSAPDYEARKKEYEDRLRFELDIVIQMGFPGYFLIVMDFIQWAKDHNIPVGPGRGSGAGSLIAYSQKITDLDPLQYDLLFERFLNPERVSMPDFDVDFCMEKRDRVINYVAENYGRNAVSQIITFGTMAAKAVVRDVARVQGKSYGLADKLSKMIPADVGMTLQKAFEQEEILREFLENDEEGQEIWEMALQLEGVARNVGKHAGGVVIAPTKLTDFAPLYCDETGAGLVTQFDKNDVEDAGLVKFDFLGLRTLTIIDWAKVMVDEQRAREGKEPLVIEALPLDDVETFKLIKRAETTAVFQLESRGMKDLIKRLQPDNLEDMIALVALFRPGPLQSGMVDDFINRKHGRAQVAYPDAKYQHEKLKPILEPTYGVIVYQEQVMQIAQELAGYTLGGADMLRRAMGKKKPEEMAKQRSTFEEGAKSEGVDPELAMKIFDLVEKFAGYGFNKSHSAAYALVSYQTAWLKAHYPAQFMAATMSSDMDKTDKVVTFIEECRAMKLDLVPPDVNLGNYQFSVPVSDNGDNRIIYGLGAIKGLGEGPIENIISERQKNGPFKDLFDFCSRVDPRKVNKRALEALVRSGALDSIGPDTSSADGLDYSRAVLFNALDEAVKSAEQQSKNDSAGMMDLFGEVVRSASDGDVYEDFRKARPWSIRERLEGEKNTLGLYLTGHPIDEYEEELKHLVKARIADLKPGRDNQKVAGLVVGMRVMKTKRGDSMAIVTLDDRSARIEAAVFSEAFGEHREKLVKDSLLVLEGSISHDDYSGGLKMSVNSVSTLDDLRSGSVIGVTLKVDCAQAMPKLGQRLSSCLRPYVGGSCPVHVEVERSDARGTFRLPDEWKVEPNDQLIQSLREVVGRERVQLNYTSRQ, via the coding sequence ATGACCCAACCCTTCGTACATCTAAGAATCCACTCCGAATATTCCCTGATCGATGGCCTGGTGCGTATCAAGCCCCTGATCGGTCGTCTGGCTGAGCTGGAAATGCCCGCGGCGGCGATTACGGACCAGACCAACTTCTACGCGCAGGTGAAGTTTTACAAAGCCTGCCTCGGAGCTGGGATCAAGCCAATTACCGGTGCGGATTTCTGGTTGCGTGAGGGTGGGGAAGAGCAGCCGACGCTGCTGACGCTGTACGCACTCAACGGTACAGGGTATCGCAATATCACCGAGCTGATCTCCCGTGCCTGGATGGAAGGGCAGTACCACGGGCACGCGTATATCCAGCGCGAATGGGTGAAAGAGTACGCGGAAGGTGTGTTGATGCTCTCCGGCGCCAAGTACGGCGATGTGGGGCGTGCGCTGATTGCCGGGCGTACCGCGCAGGCGGAAGTTCTGGCGAATGAGTGGGCGAGTATTTTTCCGGACCGTTATTATCTGGAGTTGCAGCGGACTGGGCGCCAGGGCGATGAAGATTACCTGCATTCGGCGGTGAAACTGGCTGGCCAGCTCAACCTGCCCGTGGTCGCCACCAATGATGTGCGCTTCCTCGAAGACAGCGAGTTTGAAGCCCACGAAGTGCGCGTGTGTATCCGCGAGGGCCGCGCGCTGGATGATCCCCGTCGCGAGCGCCGTTATTCTTCCGAGCAGTATCTGCGTACACCGGAAGAAATGCAGGAGCTGTTCAAGGATATTCCGGAAGCTCTGGAAAATACGGTAGAAATTGCCCGCCGCTGTTCCTCGCCGATCCAGCTGGGTAAATACTTCCTGCCCCAGTTCCCGATTCCGGAGGGCATGACGGAGAACGAGTTCTTCGAAAAAGTTTCCTTCGACGGTCTTTACGAGCGGTTGGAGACTATTCTCGATAAATCCGCGCCGGATTATGAGGCGCGCAAAAAAGAGTACGAAGATCGCCTGCGTTTCGAGCTGGATATTGTTATCCAGATGGGATTCCCCGGTTACTTCCTTATCGTGATGGACTTTATCCAGTGGGCCAAGGATCACAATATTCCCGTTGGCCCTGGGCGAGGTTCCGGTGCCGGCTCGTTGATTGCCTATTCGCAGAAAATTACCGATTTGGATCCGCTGCAGTATGACCTGCTGTTCGAACGATTTCTAAACCCGGAACGGGTTTCCATGCCCGACTTTGATGTTGACTTCTGTATGGAGAAGCGCGACCGGGTAATTAACTACGTTGCGGAAAACTACGGCCGCAACGCGGTAAGTCAGATCATCACCTTCGGTACCATGGCGGCGAAGGCGGTGGTACGGGACGTTGCACGGGTACAGGGTAAGTCGTACGGCCTTGCCGACAAACTGTCGAAAATGATTCCCGCCGACGTGGGCATGACCCTGCAGAAAGCCTTCGAACAGGAAGAGATACTGCGCGAATTCCTGGAGAATGACGAAGAAGGCCAGGAAATCTGGGAGATGGCCCTGCAGCTGGAAGGTGTTGCCCGTAACGTGGGTAAGCACGCCGGTGGTGTGGTTATTGCGCCCACCAAACTCACCGACTTCGCACCGCTGTACTGCGACGAAACCGGTGCGGGCCTGGTTACCCAGTTCGACAAGAACGACGTGGAAGATGCGGGCCTGGTGAAGTTCGACTTCCTTGGCCTGCGTACTCTGACCATCATTGACTGGGCCAAGGTAATGGTGGACGAACAGCGCGCACGGGAAGGCAAAGAGCCGCTCGTGATTGAAGCGCTGCCGCTGGACGATGTGGAAACCTTCAAGCTGATCAAGCGCGCAGAGACCACCGCGGTATTCCAGCTTGAATCCCGTGGTATGAAGGACCTGATCAAGCGCCTGCAGCCGGACAACCTGGAGGATATGATCGCCCTGGTGGCCCTGTTCCGCCCGGGTCCGCTGCAGTCGGGCATGGTGGACGACTTTATCAACCGGAAGCACGGTCGCGCCCAGGTCGCCTATCCGGATGCCAAGTATCAGCACGAAAAACTGAAACCCATTCTCGAACCCACCTACGGCGTTATCGTTTACCAGGAACAGGTAATGCAGATCGCCCAGGAACTTGCCGGTTATACCCTCGGCGGCGCGGATATGCTGCGCCGGGCCATGGGTAAGAAAAAGCCCGAGGAGATGGCCAAGCAGCGCAGCACTTTCGAAGAGGGCGCTAAGTCTGAGGGTGTCGATCCCGAGCTGGCGATGAAGATCTTCGATCTGGTGGAGAAGTTCGCCGGTTACGGCTTCAACAAATCCCACTCCGCCGCGTACGCACTGGTGTCTTACCAGACCGCCTGGCTGAAAGCGCACTATCCGGCGCAGTTTATGGCCGCGACCATGTCGTCGGACATGGACAAGACGGATAAGGTGGTGACGTTCATCGAAGAATGCCGGGCGATGAAACTGGACCTGGTGCCGCCGGATGTGAACCTCGGCAACTACCAGTTCTCCGTTCCTGTTTCCGACAATGGCGACAACCGCATCATCTACGGCCTCGGCGCCATCAAGGGGCTGGGTGAAGGCCCGATCGAAAACATCATCAGCGAACGGCAGAAAAACGGGCCGTTCAAAGACCTGTTCGATTTCTGCTCCCGCGTTGACCCGCGCAAGGTCAATAAGCGTGCACTGGAGGCGCTGGTGCGCTCCGGTGCCCTCGACAGCATCGGCCCGGATACATCCAGTGCCGACGGCCTGGATTATTCCCGCGCGGTGCTGTTCAACGCGCTGGACGAAGCGGTGAAATCCGCGGAGCAGCAGAGCAAGAACGACAGCGCCGGCATGATGGACCTGTTCGGCGAAGTGGTGCGCTCCGCTTCCGATGGCGATGTCTATGAAGACTTCCGCAAGGCGCGTCCGTGGAGTATCCGCGAGCGCCTGGAGGGCGAGAAAAATACTCTTGGTTTGTATCTTACCGGGCACCCTATCGATGAGTACGAGGAAGAACTCAAGCACCTGGTGAAGGCGCGCATTGCCGACCTGAAGCCCGGGCGCGACAACCAGAAAGTTGCCGGCCTGGTGGTGGGCATGCGAGTGATGAAGACCAAGCGTGGTGATTCCATGGCCATTGTCACCCTGGACGACCGCAGCGCACGAATCGAGGCGGCGGTGTTCAGCGAGGCCTTCGGGGAGCACCGGGAGAAGCTGGTTAAAGACTCGCTGCTGGTGCTGGAGGGCTCCATCTCTCATGACGATTACAGTGGCGGCTTGAAAATGAGTGTCAACAGCGTGTCGACGCTGGATGACTTGCGCAGTGGCAGCGTGATTGGGGTAACCCTCAAGGTTGATTGTGCCCAGGCGATGCCGAAGCTCGGCCAACGCCTGAGCAGTTGTCTGCGCCCCTATGTGGGGGGCAGTTGCCCGGTTCACGTGGAAGTGGAACGCAGCGATGCCCGCGGTACCTTCCGCTTGCCCGACGAGTGGAAAGTGGAACCAAACGACCAGCTGATCCAGTCCCTGCGGGAAGTGGTGGGCAGGGAGAGGGTGCAGCTCAACTACACTTCTCGGCAATGA
- a CDS encoding DUF1289 domain-containing protein, protein MTESDWSKVKDKELEAAFEFPVKSPCVSVCALNRDDICEGCFRSGTEISQWGRMSNTEKTRVLQKCHERAVQMRRVWWTD, encoded by the coding sequence ATGACTGAGAGCGATTGGAGCAAGGTGAAAGATAAAGAGCTGGAAGCTGCGTTTGAGTTTCCGGTGAAATCCCCGTGTGTATCGGTTTGCGCGTTGAATCGCGACGACATATGCGAGGGCTGTTTCCGCTCCGGCACTGAGATCAGTCAGTGGGGGCGGATGAGCAATACCGAGAAGACGCGGGTTTTGCAAAAGTGCCACGAGCGGGCGGTGCAAATGCGCCGCGTCTGGTGGACGGACTGA
- a CDS encoding gamma carbonic anhydrase family protein: protein MLYRLGDKQPRLEGEGHYIAPGARVIGHVLMESHSSVWFNVVIRGDNDLITVGERANIQDGSVLHSDPGMPLVVGPGVTVGHKVTLHGCQIGEYSLVGMNAVVLNGAKVGRCCIIGANALVTENAEIPDFSLVLGSPGKVVKTLDESMFELLKASSEIYVANGKRFLEELVPIEV from the coding sequence ATGCTGTACAGGTTGGGCGATAAACAGCCGAGGCTTGAAGGCGAGGGCCACTATATTGCGCCCGGTGCCCGGGTGATCGGCCATGTGCTGATGGAGTCACACAGTTCGGTGTGGTTCAACGTGGTGATTCGCGGGGACAATGACCTGATTACCGTTGGTGAGCGGGCCAACATCCAGGACGGCTCTGTGCTGCATTCGGACCCGGGCATGCCTTTGGTGGTGGGTCCCGGGGTGACGGTGGGCCACAAGGTGACGCTGCACGGTTGCCAGATTGGCGAGTATTCGCTGGTCGGCATGAACGCGGTGGTGTTGAATGGAGCAAAAGTCGGTCGCTGTTGCATTATCGGTGCGAATGCGCTGGTGACGGAGAATGCGGAGATTCCGGATTTTTCGCTGGTGCTGGGTAGCCCGGGCAAGGTGGTGAAGACGCTGGACGAGTCCATGTTTGAACTGCTGAAGGCGAGCAGCGAGATCTATGTCGCAAATGGCAAACGTTTTTTGGAAGAGCTGGTGCCCATTGAGGTGTGA
- a CDS encoding methylated-DNA--[protein]-cysteine S-methyltransferase: MIRYQIYPSAFGELGIAASDIGLVGIDLQAGKRPLPVKAGWQLGATRLTDAASEQLAAYFSGELQSFDLPLAAAGTPFQQSVWRALCAIPFGETRSYRELAEAIGNPKAVRAVARANGANPLSIVVPCHRVIGADGTLTGYAGGLEMKARLLALEGALIG; this comes from the coding sequence ATGATCCGATATCAAATCTACCCCAGCGCCTTCGGTGAACTGGGGATCGCTGCCAGCGATATTGGCCTTGTTGGGATTGATCTGCAGGCGGGCAAGCGGCCTCTGCCGGTGAAAGCTGGTTGGCAGCTGGGGGCTACCCGCCTTACCGATGCGGCGTCGGAGCAGTTGGCTGCCTATTTCAGCGGTGAATTGCAGTCCTTCGACTTGCCCCTGGCTGCGGCCGGCACGCCGTTCCAGCAATCCGTATGGCGCGCGCTGTGCGCGATACCCTTTGGCGAAACCCGCAGTTACCGTGAGCTGGCAGAGGCCATTGGCAACCCGAAGGCGGTGCGGGCCGTGGCGAGGGCCAACGGCGCGAACCCGCTCTCGATTGTGGTGCCCTGTCACCGGGTGATTGGCGCAGACGGCACTCTGACGGGCTATGCAGGCGGGCTGGAGATGAAGGCGCGGCTGCTGGCACTGGAAGGGGCGCTGATCGGTTGA
- a CDS encoding AlkA N-terminal domain-containing protein encodes MGVSAHTLSICHSQSSEQTVQPDPVICHSARLARDRRFDGRFYTAVKTTGIFCRPVCPARPPLEKNVEYFVTAAEAAAAGYRPCLRCRPDAAPGSPAWGLVSTTVKRALSLMRAEREAQSIEQLAERLGITSRYLRKLFAEHIGLSPLEVWQTERALFAFSLLRDTSLPIAEIAFAAGFNSLRRFNGVFKSIYQRTPTEVRRESATDNGPGERARPIQIYLSYRPPFDWPALLAFFAARTLPGVEQVIAGESPEQGKYLRSFQLLGQRGVLCVAHEPDRGRLRVSVHGDGCGAVLYPLREKLRRLFDLDADSEEIREHLQVDPLLKQVLRVSPGVRLPGAWDPFEYTLRAILGQQISVAAATTIAGRVASRYGETFNGPEGEALLLFPTAEQLRGADFSDIGVTRARAKTLQTFVTAALSGEVDFSEPDLETFCAQMTALPGIGDWTAHYTAMRGLSMPDAFPASDLGILIALGDGERKATPRQALARAEAWRPWRAYGALLLWQSLKLDTKKGE; translated from the coding sequence GTGGGCGTGTCAGCCCATACACTGTCGATATGTCATAGCCAGAGCAGTGAACAGACAGTGCAGCCAGATCCAGTCATTTGTCACAGCGCCCGCCTCGCCAGGGACAGGCGCTTCGACGGTCGCTTCTACACCGCGGTAAAGACTACGGGGATTTTTTGTCGCCCTGTATGCCCGGCGCGTCCGCCGCTGGAAAAGAATGTGGAATATTTCGTGACCGCTGCAGAAGCTGCCGCCGCGGGCTATCGGCCGTGCCTGCGTTGTCGCCCGGATGCCGCTCCCGGCAGCCCGGCCTGGGGGCTGGTATCCACTACGGTGAAACGGGCCCTGAGCCTGATGCGTGCGGAGCGCGAGGCCCAATCCATCGAACAGCTGGCAGAACGCCTGGGTATCACCAGCCGCTATCTGCGCAAACTCTTTGCTGAACATATTGGCCTGAGTCCGCTGGAGGTCTGGCAAACGGAACGGGCGCTGTTTGCGTTCAGTCTGTTGCGGGACACCAGTCTGCCGATTGCGGAGATTGCGTTTGCGGCGGGGTTTAACAGTCTGCGCCGGTTTAATGGCGTGTTCAAAAGCATCTATCAGCGTACTCCCACTGAGGTGCGTCGAGAGTCTGCCACTGACAATGGTCCAGGCGAGCGCGCCAGGCCTATCCAGATTTACCTGAGTTACCGTCCACCCTTCGATTGGCCCGCATTGCTCGCGTTTTTCGCCGCGCGCACCCTGCCCGGAGTGGAGCAGGTCATTGCCGGGGAAAGCCCGGAGCAGGGTAAATATCTGCGCAGTTTCCAGTTGCTCGGCCAGCGCGGAGTGTTGTGTGTGGCCCATGAGCCGGACAGGGGGCGGTTGCGGGTCAGTGTCCATGGCGATGGTTGTGGTGCGGTACTGTATCCGCTGCGGGAGAAACTGCGGCGGCTGTTCGACCTGGATGCCGACAGTGAGGAAATTCGCGAGCACCTGCAGGTGGATCCGCTGCTGAAACAAGTGTTGAGGGTCAGCCCCGGTGTGCGCCTGCCGGGGGCCTGGGACCCGTTCGAATACACGTTGCGGGCAATTCTCGGGCAGCAGATTTCGGTTGCAGCGGCCACCACCATCGCCGGACGTGTGGCCAGCCGCTATGGCGAAACCTTCAATGGGCCTGAAGGTGAGGCGCTGCTGTTATTCCCAACCGCAGAGCAGCTGCGAGGTGCGGATTTCTCGGATATTGGCGTGACCCGAGCGCGAGCAAAGACGCTGCAGACATTTGTCACTGCCGCGCTCAGTGGCGAGGTCGATTTCAGTGAGCCTGATCTGGAGACTTTCTGCGCACAGATGACGGCTCTACCGGGTATCGGCGACTGGACTGCGCATTACACCGCGATGCGCGGGCTTTCCATGCCCGATGCGTTTCCTGCATCGGATCTCGGCATCCTGATCGCTCTCGGCGATGGCGAACGCAAGGCGACGCCCAGGCAGGCCCTCGCCCGTGCGGAGGCCTGGCGCCCGTGGCGGGCCTACGGTGCACTGCTGCTGTGGCAGTCACTCAAACTGGATACAAAGAAAGGGGAGTGA
- a CDS encoding Ig-like domain-containing protein has translation MIGLNVGARYFFLVSQRKSTERRPSPLQGDAVHLVVGQAIFNPAGGSGTGAILYSSSNTSVATVDERGAITAVAPDSTIITANQAADGTYAADSAEFEERLNFAMAAFADKLWITSGYVPDEVGYYNHETNDVWYSEDGRHWPRTATAGLGGIFPPPMSRTSTLN, from the coding sequence ATGATAGGCTTGAACGTTGGCGCCCGTTACTTCTTTCTTGTGAGCCAGCGTAAAAGTACTGAGCGGCGTCCCAGTCCACTACAGGGAGACGCGGTGCACCTGGTGGTTGGCCAGGCAATTTTCAATCCTGCCGGCGGCTCCGGTACTGGTGCCATCCTTTATTCCAGCAGTAATACATCAGTAGCCACGGTGGATGAGAGAGGCGCTATCACGGCGGTCGCGCCGGATTCCACCATCATCACGGCGAACCAGGCGGCCGACGGTACCTACGCTGCCGACAGCGCGGAATTCGAGGAACGCTTGAACTTCGCCATGGCCGCGTTTGCCGACAAGCTGTGGATCACCAGCGGCTATGTCCCGGATGAAGTCGGCTACTACAACCACGAGACCAATGATGTCTGGTACTCGGAAGACGGCCGACACTGGCCCCGGACGGCAACCGCTGGGCTAGGCGGGATATTCCCCCCGCCTATGAGCCGCACTTCGACTTTGAACTGA
- a CDS encoding glycosyltransferase, producing MDNLGDFYIYSSRHKKKAPARCCIVELEDVIIDEFNAKLVSAGSEIEQGGILFIATLSVYEVVNALKSLPLSKFSRIYVYVFDAFPDSVEIKRSRWSRELSSSYRIIRKITHMFVPFKHSLDSFRELFQIPVSYVPMAADVVNYGGYDEGKVFDVNGYGRQPKELTSLLSEKFNMRESDRVFLHTNHAGISAIHNLYQHRKLFWKLLRKSRISLLFDSLHTPLDRGFPFSFVPQRMFESIGAGCVVVGKRPTCPEMNELFNWPDSVIELPDDSTEMVDFIEYLLDEYDLESVGRRNYENALALHDWRHRIQDMLGFMER from the coding sequence ATGGACAATTTGGGTGATTTCTATATTTATAGCTCACGACATAAAAAGAAAGCACCTGCTCGGTGCTGTATTGTTGAGCTGGAAGACGTAATTATAGATGAATTTAATGCCAAGTTGGTTTCCGCTGGAAGTGAAATCGAGCAAGGTGGCATCCTGTTTATAGCTACTCTCTCTGTATATGAAGTAGTAAATGCTTTGAAATCTCTCCCGCTATCAAAGTTTAGCCGGATTTATGTATATGTATTTGATGCGTTTCCCGACTCGGTAGAAATAAAGCGGTCTCGGTGGAGTAGAGAGCTTTCGAGTAGTTATCGCATAATCAGAAAAATTACTCATATGTTTGTGCCCTTCAAACATTCATTAGACTCTTTTCGAGAGTTATTTCAAATTCCTGTTTCATACGTACCGATGGCTGCTGATGTGGTTAATTATGGCGGCTACGATGAAGGTAAGGTGTTTGATGTTAATGGATATGGTAGGCAGCCAAAGGAATTAACCAGTTTGCTGTCAGAGAAATTTAATATGCGGGAAAGTGATCGTGTTTTCTTGCACACCAATCACGCGGGTATTTCAGCGATACATAATTTATACCAGCATAGGAAGCTGTTTTGGAAGTTGTTAAGGAAAAGTCGGATTTCGTTATTGTTTGATTCGCTGCATACCCCACTAGATAGAGGGTTTCCTTTTTCATTTGTTCCTCAGAGAATGTTTGAATCTATCGGTGCCGGCTGCGTTGTCGTAGGCAAGCGTCCCACTTGTCCCGAAATGAATGAATTGTTCAATTGGCCTGATTCGGTAATTGAACTTCCCGACGACAGTACGGAAATGGTCGATTTTATAGAATATTTGCTGGATGAATATGATCTTGAATCAGTAGGTCGACGCAATTATGAAAATGCTTTGGCTCTCCATGACTGGAGGCACAGAATTCAGGATATGCTAGGGTTTATGGAACGGTAG
- a CDS encoding IS3 family transposase produces the protein MLFTTKREIFEFIDEHRGKHSISMMCRLYGVTRDGYNSWRRRGASNREREDSELFEHVRSIFNRHDGCYGSPKITQELKKKGIHVGQKRVARIMRNHGLRAVKSRIYTARPGTYKHVYGIKCKIEGIKLTRPNQLWVGDVTYIKLKDGSWQYLSVVMDRFSRKVVSWSLSDRRDVSLTLSSIDRAVRNRGHHRELIFHSDRGSEYLSGQYRERLRRYGISQSMNRFKNMNDNAFMESFFHQFKTERIKRQVVESAKQLRSTVTEYMRYYNNQRSHSSIGYVSPQEFECRINC, from the coding sequence ATTCTCTTTACAACAAAAAGGGAAATCTTCGAATTCATAGACGAGCACCGGGGAAAGCACAGCATTAGCATGATGTGCCGGCTTTATGGTGTTACCCGGGATGGGTACAACTCGTGGCGTCGCCGCGGTGCATCTAACCGTGAGCGAGAAGATAGCGAGTTATTTGAGCATGTAAGGTCAATATTTAACCGACATGACGGTTGCTATGGCAGCCCTAAAATCACGCAGGAGCTTAAAAAGAAGGGTATTCACGTTGGCCAAAAGCGTGTCGCGAGAATCATGCGAAATCACGGTCTCAGAGCTGTTAAATCAAGGATTTACACGGCTAGGCCGGGTACGTATAAGCATGTCTACGGGATCAAATGCAAGATAGAAGGCATTAAGTTAACACGGCCGAATCAGCTCTGGGTGGGCGACGTCACCTACATCAAACTGAAAGATGGTAGCTGGCAGTATTTATCTGTAGTCATGGATCGCTTTAGCAGGAAGGTTGTTTCTTGGTCTCTGAGTGATCGCAGGGACGTATCTCTGACGCTATCTAGCATCGATAGGGCGGTACGAAACCGCGGGCATCACCGGGAGCTGATCTTCCACTCTGACCGCGGCAGCGAATATCTATCAGGGCAGTACCGCGAGCGCTTACGACGGTATGGTATCAGCCAGAGTATGAATCGCTTTAAGAATATGAATGACAATGCCTTCATGGAGTCATTCTTCCATCAGTTTAAGACTGAAAGGATTAAGCGCCAGGTCGTCGAATCGGCAAAACAGCTAAGATCGACAGTGACCGAATATATGCGCTACTACAACAATCAGAGATCGCATTCTTCAATTGGGTATGTTTCCCCTCAAGAATTTGAGTGTAGAATCAATTGCTAA
- a CDS encoding IS110 family RNA-guided transposase, with the protein MNYSQDNEVNVGIDTGKSQLDIYIRPLGEYFTVSNDAKGVREAIKRIKVHTPTRIVIEATGRLEHTFVFAAAKHKLPVVVANPLHVRRFAGAIGQLAKTDKIDAQLIAHFGESIKPAQTAVAPENDRKISDLLVRRRQLMEMQTMEKNRLSIMPKELRTNINTMLKTIKAQIDKIDAALDAMIAQADDWKEKNEILQSVPGVGKVMAYTLLSDLPELGTLNNKEIAALVGVAPINRESGRYQGLRRIRGGRHQIRTVMFMAMMSTIQCNKKFKDYYERLRAAGKRPKVALVACMRKMIVILNSMVRNGTAWEGNMI; encoded by the coding sequence ATGAACTACTCACAAGACAATGAAGTCAATGTAGGGATAGATACCGGCAAGAGCCAGCTCGATATCTATATCCGCCCTCTCGGCGAATACTTTACTGTCAGCAATGATGCTAAAGGTGTACGCGAAGCAATCAAGCGCATCAAAGTACATACGCCGACACGTATCGTTATTGAAGCCACAGGCCGCCTGGAGCACACCTTCGTGTTCGCCGCTGCAAAACATAAGCTACCTGTAGTTGTCGCCAATCCTCTTCATGTACGGCGGTTTGCTGGAGCCATTGGGCAGCTCGCGAAAACAGACAAAATCGATGCTCAGCTGATCGCCCACTTTGGCGAGAGCATCAAGCCCGCTCAAACAGCTGTGGCACCAGAAAACGACCGAAAAATCAGTGACTTACTGGTTCGCCGTCGGCAGCTGATGGAAATGCAAACAATGGAGAAGAACCGTCTATCCATCATGCCCAAAGAACTCCGCACCAACATTAATACCATGTTGAAAACTATCAAAGCGCAGATCGATAAGATTGACGCTGCCCTTGATGCCATGATCGCCCAAGCTGATGACTGGAAAGAGAAAAATGAAATTCTCCAAAGTGTACCCGGTGTGGGCAAAGTCATGGCTTACACATTACTTAGCGACCTTCCAGAACTCGGCACCTTGAATAACAAAGAGATCGCCGCACTAGTCGGGGTGGCACCGATCAACCGAGAGAGCGGCCGCTACCAGGGCCTTCGCCGAATACGCGGTGGACGTCATCAGATACGCACGGTTATGTTTATGGCGATGATGTCGACCATCCAGTGCAACAAGAAATTTAAAGACTACTATGAGCGACTCAGAGCAGCCGGCAAACGGCCGAAGGTTGCTCTGGTGGCATGCATGCGCAAGATGATTGTTATCCTCAACAGCATGGTACGAAATGGTACTGCCTGGGAGGGAAATATGATCTAA
- a CDS encoding putative quinol monooxygenase, which produces MEAKVAVFGILRFPPENVQSVLPHLKEFVQATQDNDGCILYEVAEDPFDQGLIRFSEVWPDRESLEKHLVAPHIGPWREQAKKYGLMERVFNSYDISSRSIPV; this is translated from the coding sequence ATGGAAGCAAAAGTAGCTGTATTCGGGATATTAAGATTTCCGCCTGAGAATGTTCAAAGCGTATTACCTCACTTGAAAGAATTCGTTCAGGCTACACAAGACAATGATGGCTGCATTCTCTATGAGGTAGCCGAAGACCCTTTCGATCAAGGGCTAATACGTTTTTCTGAAGTGTGGCCTGATCGTGAAAGTTTGGAAAAACACTTGGTCGCTCCTCATATCGGGCCGTGGAGGGAGCAAGCTAAAAAATATGGCCTAATGGAACGAGTATTTAATTCTTATGATATTTCATCAAGATCTATACCCGTTTAA
- a CDS encoding VOC family protein produces the protein MSGPAKSGAIVYSNNFIELSKFYREFFEMSVLRKTDDFVSLDKDGFNIIVHSPPFELPPLEFSAVKLFFTVSSIQEAKRKIVEFGGQAFEGEWSNPIFKVCNISDPEGNQIQLREFTL, from the coding sequence ATGAGTGGGCCAGCTAAATCAGGGGCAATAGTCTATTCAAATAATTTTATAGAGCTATCTAAGTTCTACAGAGAATTTTTTGAAATGTCAGTTTTAAGAAAAACAGATGATTTTGTGAGCTTGGATAAGGATGGTTTTAATATCATTGTTCATTCTCCTCCATTTGAATTGCCTCCATTGGAATTTAGTGCTGTTAAATTATTCTTCACTGTCAGTAGTATTCAAGAGGCTAAGCGGAAGATCGTTGAGTTCGGAGGGCAAGCCTTCGAAGGTGAGTGGTCAAACCCGATATTTAAAGTGTGCAACATTTCGGACCCTGAGGGTAACCAGATTCAGTTGCGGGAGTTCACGCTATAA